A segment of the Babesia microti strain RI chromosome II, complete genome genome:
TACTCAATGTCACAACAACAAGTGCCAATATACCACCTGTGTGCTATATGTACACAAAATTACTCTGTCATTGATTCTATAGAACCAGCCCCTACTGCAGGCCAACCCATACCAGGTTTATTATGCTTCAGTATACCGTACATGCATGTGTCAAGATATGTGTTATTACGCGTAGTCATCGctgaatatataatcatgtacaataattttaaataatgtccatttattattaaataaaaaccATAATATGATGTAGAATCATTGATTATGTAAcatgtataaattttatagaCACTGTAACACCTATGTGTTAATAGTGTTAATTCTTATCGcattacaaaataatttatacaattgtcTATACACTATTAACTTGCAGAATCCTGCTTTAAATCGCAAAATTAACTACTACCACGGTCCTTACCACCACAAAATCTGTTATTTGTTGCGCTTCAAGCCCACGTCCACTGGTAAGTTTAGGATCAAACCTAAAACCAACAAATCCATTGCTAAGCGGTTTAAAATCACAGGTTCTGGCAAGTTGATGCACAAGAGGTCGGGTATACAGCACTTGCGCTCTAAGCTAAAGAGTCGGCAAAGGAGGAGGCTAAGACGGCCTGTGGTTATCACTTCAAATAAACTCAGGAAGAAGTATATTCAAGCGATCAACACTTGATTATAAATTGCAAACGATGAAGTTACGTTGAAGAAACCATATATACCCACACACCAcacaataatttcatttattattaggAAATCATAAAATACTTGATATAAcgatattaattttaatttgtgtgaaatatgatataactATCGGAGAAATTCCCCACAATATCAGACAACCACTTTACAATTGGGTTTAATAACTACACATAAAAGTTACACAATAAACATAAAGcacatatattaaatagaTTTGTTACGAATACTACAATATGTCAGAATTAAAAAtcacaataaataattacagaTCGCAACTATATACACTTATTGAGCAAATCCTTGAATTCATCGAGCGAAGATTTACTATCATCTTTTACATATAGTGACAaggtatcaaatttaagtAACTCACCCAGTGCCTCAGCATTAGTCACCGTTCTATTATAGATACATGACTCATCAACCACTTTTTCAACCTCCAAAGCATACTTATATTCGTCCATTTTATCAATGTCAACAATTGCATCTGCCACGTTGCCCATCCCATCCCTGATAAGTTGTGCCTTCCAGCTATCAATTAAAGTTGGCAATTTTGAAGGCTTGTATGTGGCAGCAAATATTACAGCAGCACTTTCGCTGTTTTGTTTCAGCAATATTTCGATACACTTGTCCAAATCGCCCAATAGATAAAATCCATGGAATGCATAGTTCAATTCACCATTCTGCAGTGCCATTTGCGATACTTTAGCCAATTCCTCGCGATTACCTAAATTATGAAATCCGTTACctgatattatatacaaaagaACTAGTGACTGGATATCGCCAATTGTATTGTAACAGGTGGTTGCTATGGAAATATTACCAAGCTGCAGCGCTTTATCGCCGAGTCTCTTCCACCTTTCAATATTTATGGGTTCAATTTGCATTTTAGACGCGGATTTTCTGGGCGAGTTTACCTCAGATGAATTATCTGGTGATTTCAAGGCACCTTTATAAAATGTCTCATAAGAATCACCATTCAATTGTTCCAGACACTAAATATTTGTCAACTTACTAACTCAACATCACCGGTGCTCAAAGCCAATTCAAATTTCCTTGATGCATTTACCGTTATGGCAACTGCTAGCTGTATATTACCCATAGCTTCAACTATTACGCTTATCCTTTCCCGTAAATGGGTTGGTATTTCAGCAACCATATCAAGTACTAATCCCCAATTATTCTCCAACATTGCAGtctaaatgaattgattgGATTACATTCAACTTCAAATAAGTTTCAGTTAGGTTGTATGACAGAACATTTCCATCTCGATCAATAAGATATATCTTGCTTGTTTCAATGGAATAGCCGAGAATGTACAGTTTACGATCTAGATAAGCGTGCGGATCAGGCACGCCAGTTGTGTACAAATAGAGTCTCAGACCAACTgttgtgtaaataaatgtatcACAAACCCATACTCCACTCACAATACGTTCTGTAATCTAGGTtaaacaacaatttaaccTCAGTATCCAGCTCAAATGTTGATGGTACTCCCTCGTCATCCTGAGGCGTATTGGCAGCGACTGATACCAAAAAGGAATTATGATCATATTTCAGTATGTAACACGAAGTATTAGACACAAGAGCAACTCTAGTATTGGAATCCGACCAGAATACATTGTTAAAATTGCCCTGAATTCGCCGTACAAGTCTGTATCAATTGAAGATTACATGTGTTCATTCCAATCGAAAAAAACAATAAAGTCACTGGAGGCTACTCCTAGTAGGTGACcaccaaatattttgataactTGAAATCCCGCCTTAAACTTATATAACTCCTCAAATTCGCGGTAAATAGTAATATGAGTACCATCATACGTCGCATAATCGCCAGTTGATGAccaaacaaattgattagATTTGCCAAACGCTTTGTTCTTCATACCCTAACTCACAGATTTAAGTTACCTGTGCCgtgtaaatgatatattcaCCGTCCCCGATAACGGTAAAAAAACGGCCACTAGGGTGGTGTGTAAGTAGCTGCGGAAGAAATTCACACGAACCAAGTGATTTGAAGCTAATCTGTATATTTTGCCCACACAATTGCTCATTACTACCATTGCGTATGTTACCACTAAGAATATCAAAGTTCTTGGCTATATAAACCCTCCCCTTGCTAAGTGATGCTATTGGAGTTTCATCGCCAAGTTCAATGGCAATGGTCCCCTCGTCACAAGCAATGGCCATATAATTATCGCTGGGCGATTGACTTAAGCACCAAATTCGGCCTAATTCGTAGGTAACAGTGCGTTCCAATCGATAAATAGCTGAGTGCCAGATGTTCAATTTGGAGTCTTCGGAACCCGTTAGAATTAGAGGGATGTTTGAGTGAGCTAATACGCAAGTGACTCCTGCATTGTGCTCGCATAAAACTTGCAAACACTGCTTTGTTTGGTAATCCCAAATACGCACAGATTGATCATCGGAGGCAGATACAATATATGGACTTCCCATTTTGAAGAAGAATGAAAATGCGTTAACTCCTCTCTCATGCCCTGaaagtgtaaaatttgcaGTATTAATTGAGATACTTGACGAGCTGCTGAATTTATCGGGATTTATTCCCCAAATTTTTATGGTACGATCGAGTGAACACGTACCAAAAATGAGAGACTCTTTTGGATTCCACCTGACCATCATCACATAGTGCATATGAGATTCAAATGTGGCCAATTTGCaccaattattattataatccCACAAACAAACGGTCATGTCATCGGAAGATGTCAGTACATAACTGAATGTAGAATGTATATCTATGTACCTGATGTAATCACTATGAGCCTCAATATCATATACCTTGTCTAGGCTGTTGTAATTATAGACCCATAGCCTAAGCTCATCTCCGCACGCAACAATCCACTGTTTGCGGGCTATAAATTTGGCACAACGTATTGGAGATGTGCTCATTTCTATACGTTTGACGAGGGTTTGGTTTGTGTGATTATG
Coding sequences within it:
- a CDS encoding hypothetical protein (overlaps_old_locusTagID:BBM_II01270); this translates as MYKFYRHCNTYVLIVLILIALQNNLYNCLYTINLQNPALNRKINYYHGPYHHKICYLLRFKPTSTGKFRIKPKTNKSIAKRFKITGSGKLMHKRSGIQHLRSKLKSRQRRRLRRPVVITSNKLRKKYIQAINT
- a CDS encoding WD domain G-beta repeat (overlaps_old_locusTagID:BBM_II01275) produces the protein MPLQLPIRKRLFVRSDRVKFVDIHPVEPWVLSALYCGHVTIHNHTNQTLVKRIEMSTSPIRCAKFIARKQWIVACGDELRLWVYNYNSLDKVYDIEAHSDYIRYIDIHSTFSYVLTSSDDMTVCLWDYNNNWCKLATFESHMHYVMMVRWNPKESLIFGTCSLDRTIKIWGINPDKFSSSSSISINTANFTLSGHERGVNAFSFFFKMGSPYIVSASDDQSVRIWDYQTKQCLQVLCEHNAGVTCVLAHSNIPLILTGSEDSKLNIWHSAIYRLERTVTYELGRIWCLSQSPSDNYMAIACDEGTIAIELGDETPIASLSKGRVYIAKNFDILSGNIRNGSNEQLCGQNIQISFKSLGSCEFLPQLLTHHPSGRFFTVIGDGEYIIYTAQGMKNKAFGKSNQFVWSSTGDYATYDGTHITIYREFEELYKFKAGFQVIKIFGGHLLGVASSDFIVFFDWNEHILVRRIQGNFNNVFWSDSNTRVALVSNTSCYILKYDHNSFLVSVAANTPQDDEGVPSTFELDTEITERIVSGVWVCDTFIYTTVGLRLYLYTTGVPDPHAYLDRKLYILGYSIETSKIYLIDRDGNVLSYNLTETYLKLNTAMLENNWGLVLDMVAEIPTHLRERISVIVEAMGNIQLAVAITVNASRKFELALSTGDVELCLEQLNGDSYETFYKGALKSPDNSSEVNSPRKSASKMQIEPINIERWKRLGDKALQLGNISIATTCYNTIGDIQSLVLLYIISGNREELAKVSQMALQNGELNYAFHGFYLLGDLDKCIEILLKQNSESAAVIFAATYKPSKLPTLIDSWKAQLIRDGMGNVADAIVDIDKMDEYKYALEVEKVVDESCIYNRTVTNAEALGELLKFDTLSLYVKDDSKSSLDEFKDLLNKCI